In a single window of the Falco rusticolus isolate bFalRus1 chromosome 13, bFalRus1.pri, whole genome shotgun sequence genome:
- the TRPM2 gene encoding transient receptor potential cation channel subfamily M member 2: protein MAARGRCTRVLPSELNKVCPERGDDPATHPRRMSDFEVVPNLQQSSSSVSKSRRKAHFPSGSNEKENLISWIPENIRKKECTYFVESSQTSDSGRVVCECGYLREQHLEDAAKPPIFLGKEWDASRHIQEMPTDAFGDIHFTGLGQKMGKYVRVSSDTPPRVIYHLMTQHWGLDAPNLLISVTGGAKNFIMKPRLKNIFRQGLVKVAQTTGAWIITGGSHAGVMKQVGEAVRDFILSCSHKEGDIVTIGIATWGTVYNRESLICPMGGFPAEYMLDEENQGSLSCLDSNHSHFILVDDGTHGRYGVEIPLRTKLEKFISEQTKVKGGVAIKIPIVCVVLEGGPGTLDTIYNAITNGTPCVIVEGSGRVADVIAQVASLPVPKITVALIQKKLSMFFPDTYELFTEGKLVEWTKKIQDIVRSRQLLTIFREGKCGQQDVDVAILQALFKASRNQDHFGRENWDHQLKLAVAWNRVDIARSEIFTDDHEWKPTDLHPVMAAALISNKPEFVKLFLEQGVRLKEFVTWDTLVYLYDNMAPSCLFHSKLQKVLLEEREHAAGSKMPKIQLHHVSQVLRELLGCSTQPLYPKPKHVERPRLSIPVPHIKLNVQGSSLRSLYKRSAGRVTFTMDPVRDLLIWAVVQNRKELAEIIWAQSQDCMAAALACSKILKELAKEEEDTDSTDAMLALAEQYEQKAIGVFTDCYRKDEERAQKLLTRVSEAWGKTTCLQLALEAKNMNFVSHGGVQAFLTKVWWGKMCVDNGIWRVIACMLFFPLLCTSLITFREKRLQPMGCMMRLRAFFTAPIVIFLMNILSYFTFLLLFAYVLMVDFQPLPSWREYLIYFWLFSLVCEETRQLLYDPDGFGVVKMASLYFKDFWNKLDICAILIFITGLTCRLIPSTLYPGRIILSLAFIIFCLRLMHIFTVSKTLGPKIIIVKRMMKDVFFFLFLLAVWVVSFGVAKQAILIHNEERVEWLFRGVVYHSYLTIFGQIPSYIDGVNFNIDQCSPNGTDPYKPKCPETNEDNKKPIFPEWLTVILLCLYLLFTNILLLNLLIAMFNYTFQQVQAHTDQIWKFQRHDLIEEYHGRPPAPPPFILLNHLQILVRRGLLRRPATRHKQLKEKLEKNEEAALLSWEMYLKENYLQHQQCQEKQNTEQKIQDIAQRVDVLAELLDLDRVKRTGLVEQRLVSLEDQVHQSAQALRWIMQALQGNGFGSGEDMPPVGSSKALETKAFDLERKLEETQPLHHVLARNLLYPGSHTHRFPVPDEKVPWEVDFPLYDPPAYSADHKDMAVQDPFSLSLESLLKINYNTMDGLIDRQSFHGLYTVQDGLPLNPMGRTGLRGRGRLHCFGPNHALHPVVTRWRRNLDGSIIRKSLKKMLEVLVAQYPLSEVWALPGGSLEPGETLPLKLKWILRREFWPQFQNLLKQGTEIHKGYFDDPRNTDNAWVETVAVSVHFDSQNDVEMKRLNSFLQGCDPELCIRWQVLDKRIPLHANHKMLLHKVSTLLGAYY from the exons ATGGCAGCGCGTGGCCGGTGCACCAGGGTGCTCCCCTCTGAACTGAACAAGGTGTGCCCTGAGAGAGGAGATGACCCTGCCACTCACCCCAGGAGGATGAGCGACTTCGAGGTGGTCCCCAacctccagcagagcagcagcagtgtctcGAAGAGCAGACGGAAGGCACATTTCCCCAGCGGCAGCAATGAAAAG GAAAATCTCATCTCGTGGATTCCTGAAAACATCCGGAAGAAAGAGTGCACCTACTTTGTTGAAAGCTCGCAGACGTCAGATTCTGG GAGGGTTGTGTGCGAGTGCGGCTATCTCAGGGAACAGCACCTGGAAGATGCTGCCAAACCTCCCATCTTCCTGGGGAAGGAATGGGATGCCAGCAGGCACATCCAGGAAATGCCAACAGATGCCTTCGGTGATATCCACTTCACGGGCCTGGGACAGAAGATGGGGAAG TACGTGCGTGTCTCCTCAGATACCCCTCCACGCGTCATCTACCACCTCATGACACAGCACTGGGGCCTTGATGCACCCAACCTGCTCATCTCAGTCACTGGGGGAGCCAAAAACTTCATCATGAAGCCAAGGCTGAAGAACATCTTCCGGCAAGGGCTGGTCAAAGTGGCCCAGACCACTG GAGCCTGGATCATCACGGGGGGGTCCCACGCCGGTGTGATGAAACAGGTGGGAGAGGCAGTGCGAGACTTCATCCTGAGCTGCAGCCACAAGGAAGGCGACATTGTCACCATTGGCATAGCCACCTGGGGAACCGTGTACAACCGGGAGAGCCTCATCTGCCCCATG GGTGGCTTTCCAGCCGAGTACATGCTGGATGAGGAGAACCAAGGCAGCCTGTCATGCCTGGACAGCAACCACTCCCACTTCATCCTGGTGGACGATGGGACCCACGGGAGGTATGGGGTGGAAATCCCACTAAGGACCAAGCTGGAGAAGTTCATTTCGGAGCAGACCAAGGTGAAAGGAG gcGTTGCTATCAAGATCCCCATTGTGTGTGTGGTGCTGGAAGGAGGCCCTGGGACACTTGAT ACCATCTACAATGCCATCACCAACGGGACCCCCTGTGTGATTGTGGAAGGGTCTGGGCGTGTGGCTGATGTCATTGCACAGGTGGCCAGCTTGCCTGTGCCCAAGATAACCGTTGCCTTGATCCAGAAGAAGCTGAGCATGTTCTTCCCTGACACCTATGAGCTCTTCACTGAGGGCAAGCTGGTGGAGTGGACCAAGAAA ATCCAAGACATAGTGCGGAGCCGGCAGCTCCTGACCATTTTCAGAGAGGGcaaatgtggccagcaggatgTGGATGTGGCCATCCTCCAGGCCCTGTTCAAAG CATCCAGAAACCAGGACCACTTTGGTCGTGAGAACTGGGACCACCAGCTGAAATTAGCTGTGGCATGGAACAGGGTGGACATTGCTCGGAGTGAGATCTTCACGGATGACCATGAGTGGAAG CCCACAGATCTCCACCCCGTGATGGCAGCTGCCCTGATCTCCAACAAGCCAGAGTTTGTGAAGCTGTTCCTGGAGCAGGGCGTGCGTCTCAAGGAGTTTGTCACCTGGGACACCCTGGTTTACCTCTACGACAACATGGCACCATCCTGCCTGTTTCACAGCAAGCTGCAGAAGGTCCTGCTGGAGGAGAGAGAGCACGCAGCTGGCTCCAAAATGCCAAAAATCCAACTGCACCATGTCTCCCAGGTGCTgcgggagctgctgggctgctccacACAGCCTCTCTACCCCAAGCCCAAGCACGTGGAGCGGCCCCGGCTCTCCATCCCTGTCCCGCACATCAAGCTGAAT GTTCAGGGGTCAAGTCTCCGGTCCCTCTACAAGCGCTCTGCCGGCCGAGTCACCTTCACCATGGACCCAGTCCGAGACCTGCTCATCTGGGCTGTGGTCCAGAACCGCAAGGAGCTGGCAGAAATCATCTGGGCCCAG AGCCAGGACTGCATGGCTGCCGCGCTGGCCTGCAGCAAAATCCTGAAGGAGCTCgccaaggaggaggaagacacCGACAGCACCGATGCCATGCTGGCCCTGGCTGAGCAGTACGAGCAGAAGGCGATCG GCGTGTTCACAGACTGCTACCGCAAGGATGAAGAGAGAGCCCAGAAGCTTCTCACCCGTGTCTCTGAGGCCTGGGGGAAGACAACCTGTCTGCAGTTGGCACTGGAGGCcaaaaacatgaattttgtgtCCCATGGGGGTGTCCAG GCCTTTCTAACCAAAGTCTGGTGGGGAAAGATGTGCGTGGACAATGGGATTTGGCGGGTGATCGCATGCATGCTGTTCTTCCCACTTCTCTGCACCAGCCTTATCACCTTCAG GGAGAAGAGGCTGCAGCCCATGGGCTGCATGATGCGCCTCCGAGCCTTCTTCACAGCACCCATCGTCATCTTCCTCATGAACATCCTCTCTTACTTCacctttctcctgctctttgcCTACGTCTTGATGGTTGACTTCCAGCCACTGCCGTCCTGGCGGGAGTACCTCATCTACTTCTGGCTCTTCTCCCTGGTGTGCGAGGAGACCCGCCAG CTCTTGTATGATCCAGATGGGTTTGGCGTTGTGAAAATGGCTTCCCTGTATTTCAAGGACTTCTGGAATAAGCTAGATATCTGCGCCATCCTCATCTTTATCACAGGGCTGACTTGCAG GCTGATTCCATCAACGTTATACCCCGGGCGCATCATACTGTCACTGGCTTTTATAATTTTCTGCCTGCGTCTGATGCACATTTTCACAGTCAGTAAAACGCTGGGGCCCAAGATCATCATTGTGAAGCGCATG ATGAAGGACgtcttcttcttcctcttcctgctaGCAGTGTGGGTGGTGTCCTTCGGCGTCGCCAAGCAGGCCATCCTGATCCACAATGAGGAACGTGTGGAGTGGCTTTTCCGTGGCGTGGTCTACCACTCTTACCTGACCATCTTCGGGCAGATTCCCTCCTACATTGATG GGGTCAACTTCAACATTGACCAGTGCAGCCCCAATGGGACCGACCCCTACAAGCCCAAGTGCCCAGAGACAAATGAGGACAACAAGAAACCCATCTTCCCAGAGTGGCTGACGGTCATCTTACTGTGCCTGTACCTGCTCTTCACCAACATCCTTCTTCTCAACCTCCTCATTGCCATGTTCAA CTACACCTTCCAGCAGGTCCAGGCTCACACAGACCAGATCTGGAAGTTCCAGCGGCACGACCTGATCGAGGAGTACCACGGCCGCCCACCTGCGCCTCCACCCTTCATTCTCCTCAACCACCTGCAGATCCTGGTCCGGCGAGGCTTGCTCCGCAGGCCGGCCACGCGCCACAAACAGCTCA aagagaagctggagaagaaCGAGGAAGCTGCCCTCCTCTCCTGGGAGATGTACCTGAAGGAGAACTatctgcagcaccagcagtgccaggagAAGCAGAACACAGAGCAGAAGATCCAAGACATCGCACAGAG GGTTGAtgtcctggcagagctgctggactTGGACCGGGTGAAGAGGACAGGGCTGGTGGAGCAGAGGCTGGTCTCTCTGGAAGACCAG GTGCATCAGAGCGCCCAGGCCCTGAGGTGGATAATGCAGGCGCTGCAGGGCAATGGCTTTGGCTCAGGCGAGGACATGCCGCCCGTGG GCTCCAGCAAAGCCCTGGAGACAAAAGCCTTTGACCTGGAGAGGAAACTTGAGGAGACCCAGCCCCTGCACCACGTGCTTGCCCGAAACCTCCTGTACCCAGGGTCTCACACACACCGTTTCCCTGTGCCGGATGAGAAGGTTCCCTGGGAG GTGGATTTCCCACTCTACGACCCTCCTGCCTACTCAGCAGACCAcaaggacatggctgtgcaGGACCCGTTCAGCCT GTCCTTGGAGTCTCTCCTGAAGATCAACTACAACACCATGGACGGGCTGATCGACCGGCAGAGCTTCCACGGCCTCTACACCGTGCAGGACGGGCTGCCGCT GAACCCCATGGGCAGGACGGGACTGCGAGGCCGTGGGCGGCTGCACTGCTTTGGGCCCAACCACGCTCTGCACCCTGTTGTGACACG ctggaggaggaatTTGGATGGATCCATTATAAGGAAGAGCCTGAAGAAGATGCTGGAAGTCCTAGTAGCTCAGTACCCGCTGTCAGAAGTCTGGGCTCTGCCTGGG GGGTCGCTGGAGCCGGGCGAGACGCTCCCACTGAAGCTCAAGTGGATCCTGCGCCGGGAGTTCTGGCCCCAGTTCCAGAACTTGCTGAAACAAGGCACTGAG atacacaagGGGTACTTTGACGATCCCCGCAACACAGATAATGCCTGGGTCGAGACGGTTGCTGTCAGTGTGCACTTCGACAGCCAGAACGACGTGGAGATGAAGCGGCTGAATTCG TTCCTTCAGGGCTGCGACCCGGAGCTGTGCATCCGCTGGCAGGTGCTGGACAAGAGGATCCCCCTGCACGCCAACCACAAGATGCTCCTGCACAAGGTCTCGACCCTCCTTGGCGCCTACTACTGA
- the LRRC3 gene encoding leucine-rich repeat-containing protein 3 produces the protein MGEALQERRGAALLPGSCCSHQGVASSHAELAGCKMTLTTMPAASVAQAFFCLLLCVPWGSSCPPSCQCTERAGAKAVLCSSRHLEEIPKDIPKDAVFLKLDANSITRIPSNAFRHLSHLEELDLSRNAIEKIDRAAFKGVAAGLRTLDLSSNRIRSIPKEALLALNAKLRLANNPWHCECALQEVLWEARLDPDSVQDITCHTAPREEYVGKPLLQVLDAGVNFCSVRQRTTDVAMFITMFGWFAMVIVYVICYVRHNREDTCKHVDYLKSLPSAPSHAETTSTAL, from the coding sequence ATGGGAGAGGCTTTGCAGGAGCGCAgaggagctgccctgctgcccgggagctgctgcagccaccaggGAGTTGCCAGCAGCCATGCCGAGCTGGCTGGGTGCAAGATGACCCTGACGACAATGCCGGCAGCCAGCGTCGCCCAGGCTTTCTTTTGCCTCCTGCTCTGCGtcccctggggcagctcctgccctccGAGCTGCCAGTGCACGGAGCGGGCAGGGGCAAAGGCCGTCCTCTGCAGCTCCCGGCACTTAGAGGAGATCCCCAAGGACATCCCCAAAGACGCGGTGTTCCTCAAGCTGGATGCCAACAGCATCACCAGGATCCCCAGCAATGCTTTCAGGCACCTCTCCCACCTGGAGGAACTCGATCTCTCCAGGAATGCCATTGAGAAGATTGACAGGGCGGCTTTCAAAGGGGTGGCTGCCGGGCTGCGTACCCTCGACCTCTCCAGCAACCGCATCCGCAGCATCCCCAAGGAGGCCTTGCTGGCGCTCAATGCCAAGCTCCGGCTGGCCAACAACCCCTGGCACTGCGAGTGTGCCTTGCAGGAGGTGTTGTGGGAGGCACGGCTGGACCCCGACTCTGTCCAGGACATCACCTGCCACACGGCCCCACGGGAGGAGTACGTGGGCAAGCCGCTGCTCCAGGTCCTGGATGCCGGTGTCAACTTCTGCAGTGTGCGTCAGAGGACCACGGATGTGGCCATGTTCATCACCATGTTTGGCTGGTTTGCCATGGTCATTGTCTATGTGATCTGCTATGTCCGGCACAATCGAGAGGACACCTGCAAGCACGTGGATTACCTGAAGTCACTGCCGAGTGCCCCGAGCCATGCAGAGaccaccagcactgccctgtAG